In one Cygnus olor isolate bCygOlo1 chromosome 27, bCygOlo1.pri.v2, whole genome shotgun sequence genomic region, the following are encoded:
- the RHOBTB2 gene encoding rho-related BTB domain-containing protein 2 isoform X3 produces MAAQGKSSPAGKMTAVARSLSQLMDSDMDYERPNVETIKCVVVGDNAVGKTRLICARACNATLTQYQLLATHVPTVWAIDQYRVCQEVLERSRDVVDDVSVSLRLWDTFGDHHKDRRFAYGRSDVVVLCFSIANPNSLHHVKTMWYPEIKHFCPRAPVILVGCQLDLRYADLEAVNRARRPLARPIKPNEILPPEKGREVAKELGIPYYETSVVAQFGIKDVFDNAIRAALISRRHLQFWKSHLRNVQRPLLQAPFLPPKPPPPIIVVPDPPSNNEERPAHLLEDPLCADVILVLQEKIKIYAHKIYLSTSSSKFYDLFLMDLSEEDQQSAAGHGFGVAVTAAAERMLHQEERHHGRDFLLRAASFDICESAEEAGSSQRKPCLRASTSDGILRGKRYENGERGLKRGRDLSSWSRAFISIQEEMAEDPLTYKSKLMVVVKMDASIQPGPFRAVLKYLYTGELDEKERDLMHIAHIAELLEVFDLRMMVANILNNEAFMNQEITKAFHVRRTNRVKECLAKGTFSDVTFVLDDGAISAHKPLLISSCDWMAAMFGGPFVESSTNEVALPYTSKSCMRAVLEYLYTGQFSSSPDLDDMKLIILANRLCLPHLVALTEQYTVTGLMEAAQMMVDIDGDVLVFLELAQFHCAYQLADWCLHHICTNYNNVCRKFPRDMKAMSGENQEYFEKHRWPPVWYLKEEDHYQRARKEREKEDYLHLKRQPKRRWLFWNASSSPSSSPSSSAATASSSSSSSSSSSAVV; encoded by the exons GTCCCAATTAATGGATTCTGACATGGATTATGAGAGGCCAAACGTAGAAACTATCAAGTGCGTCGTGGTCGGGGACAACGCGGTGGGCAAGACCCGGCTCATCTGTGCCCGCGCCTGCAACGCCACGCTCACCCAGTACCAGCTCCTCGCCACCCACGTGCCCACGGTGTGGGCCATCGACCAGTACCGCGTGTGCCAGGAG gTGCTGGAGCGCTCACGGGATGTGGTAGATGATGTTAGCGTGTCCTTGCGGCTCTGGGACACCTTCGGTGACCACCACAAAGACAGGCGCTTCGCCTATGGCAG GTCCGACGTGGTGGTTTTGTGCTTCTCCATCGCGAACCCCAACTCCCTGCACCACGTGAAGACCATGTGGTACCCGGAGATCAAGCACTTCTGTCCCCGCGCCCCCGTCATCCTGGTGGGCTGCCAGCTCGACCTGCGCTACGCCGACCTGGAGGCCGTCAACCGGGCACGGCGCCCCTTGGCCAG GCCCATCAAACCCAACGAGATCCTTCCCCcggagaaggggagggaggtcGCCAAGGAGCTGGGGATCCCCTACTACGAGACGAGCGTGGTGGCCCAGTTCGGCATCAAGGACGTCTTCGACAATGCCATCCGCGCCGCCCTCATCTCCCGCCGCCACCTGCAGTTCTGGAAGTCCCACCTCCGCAACGTCCAGCGGCCCCTGCTCCAAgcccccttcctgccccccaAGCCCCCTCCGCCCATCATCGTGGTGCCGGACCCCCCGTCTAACAACGAGGAGCGCCCGGCCCACCTCCTGGAGGACCCCCTGTGCGCGGACGTCATCCTGGTGCTGCAAGAGAAGATCAAAATCTACGCACACAAGATCtacctctccacctcctcctccaagtTCTACGACCTGTTCCTCATGGACCTGAGCGAGGAGGACCAGCAGAGCGCCGCGGGGCACGGCTTCGGGGTCGCCGTCACCGCGGCGGCCGAGCGGATGCTGCACCAAGAGGAGAGGCACCACGGGCGGGATTTCCTCCTCCGGGCCGCCAGCTTTGATATCTGCGAGAGCGCCGAGGAGGCCGGCTCCAGCCAGCGCAAACCGTGCCTTAGAGCCTCCACCAGTGACGGGATCCTGCGGGGGAAGCGCTACGAGAATGGGGAGCGCGGGCTGAAGCGGGGCCGGGACCTCTCCTCGTGGAGCCGGGCCTTCATCAGCATCCAGGAGGAGATGGCGGAAGACCCGCTGACCTACAAGTCCAAGctgatggtggtggtgaagaTGGACGCTTCCATCCAGCCGGGTCCTTTCCGGGCCGTGCTGAAGTACCTGTACACCGGGGAGCTGGACGAGAAGGAGCGGGACCTGATGCACATCGCGCACATCGCCGAGCTCCTCGAGGTGTTCGACCTCCGCATGATGGTGGCCAACATCCTCAACAACGAGGCGTTCATGAACCAGGAGATCACCAAAGCCTTCCACGTCCGGAGGACCAACCGGGTGAAGGAATGCCTGGCCAAGGGGACTTTTTCGG ATGTCACCTTCGTGCTGGATGATGGTGCTATCAGTGCCCACAAGCCCCTGCTCATCTCCAGCTGCGACTGGATGGCCGCGATGTTCGGCGGCCCCTTCGTGGAGAGCTCCACCAACGAG GTGGCGCTTCCTTACACCAGCAAGAGCTGCATGCGGGCCGTGCTGGAGTACCTCTACACCGGGCAGTTCAGCTCCAGCCCCGACCTCGACGACATGAAGCTCATCATCCTGGCCAACCGCCTCTGCCTGCCCCACTTGGTGGCTCTCACCG AGCAGTACACCGTCACCGGCCTGATGGAGGCGGCGCAGATGATGGTGGACATCGATGGGGACGTGCTCGTGTTCCTGGAGCTGGCACAG TTCCACTGCGCCTACCAGCTCGCCGACTGGTGCCTGCACCACATCTGCACCAACTACAACAACGTCTGCCGCAAGTTCCCCCGCGACATGAAGGCCATGTCGGGAG AGAACCAGGAGTACTTCGAGAAGCACCGCTGGCCGCCGGTGTGGTACCTGAAGGAGGAGGATCACTACCAGCGGGCGAGGAAGGAGCGGGAGAAGGAAGACTACCTCCACCTCAAACGGCAGCCCAAGAGGCGGTGGCTCTTCTGGAacgcctcctcctccccttcctcctctccttcgTCGTCGGCAgccacagcctcctcttcctcctcctcctcctcctcctcctcggctgTGGTTTGA
- the RHOBTB2 gene encoding rho-related BTB domain-containing protein 2 isoform X1, which yields MAAQGKSSPAGKMTAVARSLSQLMDSDMDYERPNVETIKCVVVGDNAVGKTRLICARACNATLTQYQLLATHVPTVWAIDQYRVCQEVLERSRDVVDDVSVSLRLWDTFGDHHKDRRFAYGRSDVVVLCFSIANPNSLHHVKTMWYPEIKHFCPRAPVILVGCQLDLRYADLEAVNRARRPLARPIKPNEILPPEKGREVAKELGIPYYETSVVAQFGIKDVFDNAIRAALISRRHLQFWKSHLRNVQRPLLQAPFLPPKPPPPIIVVPDPPSNNEERPAHLLEDPLCADVILVLQEKIKIYAHKIYLSTSSSKFYDLFLMDLSEEDQQSAAGHGFGVAVTAAAERMLHQEERHHGRDFLLRAASFDICESAEEAGSSQRKPCLRASTSDGILRGKRYENGERGLKRGRDLSSWSRAFISIQEEMAEDPLTYKSKLMVVVKMDASIQPGPFRAVLKYLYTGELDEKERDLMHIAHIAELLEVFDLRMMVANILNNEAFMNQEITKAFHVRRTNRVKECLAKGTFSDVTFVLDDGAISAHKPLLISSCDWMAAMFGGPFVESSTNEVRKAPRISPGVGRLGDSRGVTAGVRLAGGASLHQQELHAGRAGVPLHRAVQLQPRPRRHEAHHPGQPPLPAPLGGSHRAVHRHRPDGGGADDGGHRWGRARVPGAGTVPLRLPARRLVPAPHLHQLQQRLPQVPPRHEGHVGREPGVLREAPLAAGVVPEGGGSLPAGEEGAGEGRLPPPQTAAQEAVALLERLLLPFLLSFVVGSHSLLFLLLLLLLLGCGLKARPCPGSRRRMGRRKRRGMKGGMTCPSARRVPPAGTPGRRSGAPPRRSASAAGLARSSRRNPRLQEHKGCLGFFFSFFFSFLLNINRMRKKKKPVPVPL from the exons GTCCCAATTAATGGATTCTGACATGGATTATGAGAGGCCAAACGTAGAAACTATCAAGTGCGTCGTGGTCGGGGACAACGCGGTGGGCAAGACCCGGCTCATCTGTGCCCGCGCCTGCAACGCCACGCTCACCCAGTACCAGCTCCTCGCCACCCACGTGCCCACGGTGTGGGCCATCGACCAGTACCGCGTGTGCCAGGAG gTGCTGGAGCGCTCACGGGATGTGGTAGATGATGTTAGCGTGTCCTTGCGGCTCTGGGACACCTTCGGTGACCACCACAAAGACAGGCGCTTCGCCTATGGCAG GTCCGACGTGGTGGTTTTGTGCTTCTCCATCGCGAACCCCAACTCCCTGCACCACGTGAAGACCATGTGGTACCCGGAGATCAAGCACTTCTGTCCCCGCGCCCCCGTCATCCTGGTGGGCTGCCAGCTCGACCTGCGCTACGCCGACCTGGAGGCCGTCAACCGGGCACGGCGCCCCTTGGCCAG GCCCATCAAACCCAACGAGATCCTTCCCCcggagaaggggagggaggtcGCCAAGGAGCTGGGGATCCCCTACTACGAGACGAGCGTGGTGGCCCAGTTCGGCATCAAGGACGTCTTCGACAATGCCATCCGCGCCGCCCTCATCTCCCGCCGCCACCTGCAGTTCTGGAAGTCCCACCTCCGCAACGTCCAGCGGCCCCTGCTCCAAgcccccttcctgccccccaAGCCCCCTCCGCCCATCATCGTGGTGCCGGACCCCCCGTCTAACAACGAGGAGCGCCCGGCCCACCTCCTGGAGGACCCCCTGTGCGCGGACGTCATCCTGGTGCTGCAAGAGAAGATCAAAATCTACGCACACAAGATCtacctctccacctcctcctccaagtTCTACGACCTGTTCCTCATGGACCTGAGCGAGGAGGACCAGCAGAGCGCCGCGGGGCACGGCTTCGGGGTCGCCGTCACCGCGGCGGCCGAGCGGATGCTGCACCAAGAGGAGAGGCACCACGGGCGGGATTTCCTCCTCCGGGCCGCCAGCTTTGATATCTGCGAGAGCGCCGAGGAGGCCGGCTCCAGCCAGCGCAAACCGTGCCTTAGAGCCTCCACCAGTGACGGGATCCTGCGGGGGAAGCGCTACGAGAATGGGGAGCGCGGGCTGAAGCGGGGCCGGGACCTCTCCTCGTGGAGCCGGGCCTTCATCAGCATCCAGGAGGAGATGGCGGAAGACCCGCTGACCTACAAGTCCAAGctgatggtggtggtgaagaTGGACGCTTCCATCCAGCCGGGTCCTTTCCGGGCCGTGCTGAAGTACCTGTACACCGGGGAGCTGGACGAGAAGGAGCGGGACCTGATGCACATCGCGCACATCGCCGAGCTCCTCGAGGTGTTCGACCTCCGCATGATGGTGGCCAACATCCTCAACAACGAGGCGTTCATGAACCAGGAGATCACCAAAGCCTTCCACGTCCGGAGGACCAACCGGGTGAAGGAATGCCTGGCCAAGGGGACTTTTTCGG ATGTCACCTTCGTGCTGGATGATGGTGCTATCAGTGCCCACAAGCCCCTGCTCATCTCCAGCTGCGACTGGATGGCCGCGATGTTCGGCGGCCCCTTCGTGGAGAGCTCCACCAACGAGGTGAGGAAGGCCCCGAGGATTTCCCCTGGTGTGGGGAGGCTCGGGGACAGCCGTGGGGTGACGGCCGGTGTGCGGCTCGCAGGTGGCGCTTCCTTACACCAGCAAGAGCTGCATGCGGGCCGTGCTGGAGTACCTCTACACCGGGCAGTTCAGCTCCAGCCCCGACCTCGACGACATGAAGCTCATCATCCTGGCCAACCGCCTCTGCCTGCCCCACTTGGTGGCTCTCACCG AGCAGTACACCGTCACCGGCCTGATGGAGGCGGCGCAGATGATGGTGGACATCGATGGGGACGTGCTCGTGTTCCTGGAGCTGGCACAG TTCCACTGCGCCTACCAGCTCGCCGACTGGTGCCTGCACCACATCTGCACCAACTACAACAACGTCTGCCGCAAGTTCCCCCGCGACATGAAGGCCATGTCGGGAG AGAACCAGGAGTACTTCGAGAAGCACCGCTGGCCGCCGGTGTGGTACCTGAAGGAGGAGGATCACTACCAGCGGGCGAGGAAGGAGCGGGAGAAGGAAGACTACCTCCACCTCAAACGGCAGCCCAAGAGGCGGTGGCTCTTCTGGAacgcctcctcctccccttcctcctctccttcgTCGTCGGCAgccacagcctcctcttcctcctcctcctcctcctcctcctcggctgTGGTTTGAAAGCCCGTCCTTGCCCTGGCTCCAGGAGAcggatggggaggaggaagaggagggggatGAAGGGTGGGATGACCTGCCCCAGCGCCAGGCGGGTGCCCCCAGCTGGCACCCCGGGGAGACGGAGCGGGGCGCCCCCACGCCGCAGCGCCAGCGCCGCAGGACTGGCCCGGAGCAGCAGGAGAAACCCACGTTTACAGGAGCACAAGGGTTGtcttgggtttttcttttctttttttttttcctttcttttgaacATCAACCgcatgaggaagaagaagaaacccGTCCCTGTTCCACTTTAG
- the RHOBTB2 gene encoding rho-related BTB domain-containing protein 2 isoform X5, protein MDSDMDYERPNVETIKCVVVGDNAVGKTRLICARACNATLTQYQLLATHVPTVWAIDQYRVCQEVLERSRDVVDDVSVSLRLWDTFGDHHKDRRFAYGRSDVVVLCFSIANPNSLHHVKTMWYPEIKHFCPRAPVILVGCQLDLRYADLEAVNRARRPLARPIKPNEILPPEKGREVAKELGIPYYETSVVAQFGIKDVFDNAIRAALISRRHLQFWKSHLRNVQRPLLQAPFLPPKPPPPIIVVPDPPSNNEERPAHLLEDPLCADVILVLQEKIKIYAHKIYLSTSSSKFYDLFLMDLSEEDQQSAAGHGFGVAVTAAAERMLHQEERHHGRDFLLRAASFDICESAEEAGSSQRKPCLRASTSDGILRGKRYENGERGLKRGRDLSSWSRAFISIQEEMAEDPLTYKSKLMVVVKMDASIQPGPFRAVLKYLYTGELDEKERDLMHIAHIAELLEVFDLRMMVANILNNEAFMNQEITKAFHVRRTNRVKECLAKGTFSDVTFVLDDGAISAHKPLLISSCDWMAAMFGGPFVESSTNEVALPYTSKSCMRAVLEYLYTGQFSSSPDLDDMKLIILANRLCLPHLVALTEQYTVTGLMEAAQMMVDIDGDVLVFLELAQFHCAYQLADWCLHHICTNYNNVCRKFPRDMKAMSGENQEYFEKHRWPPVWYLKEEDHYQRARKEREKEDYLHLKRQPKRRWLFWNASSSPSSSPSSSAATASSSSSSSSSSSAVV, encoded by the exons ATGGATTCTGACATGGATTATGAGAGGCCAAACGTAGAAACTATCAAGTGCGTCGTGGTCGGGGACAACGCGGTGGGCAAGACCCGGCTCATCTGTGCCCGCGCCTGCAACGCCACGCTCACCCAGTACCAGCTCCTCGCCACCCACGTGCCCACGGTGTGGGCCATCGACCAGTACCGCGTGTGCCAGGAG gTGCTGGAGCGCTCACGGGATGTGGTAGATGATGTTAGCGTGTCCTTGCGGCTCTGGGACACCTTCGGTGACCACCACAAAGACAGGCGCTTCGCCTATGGCAG GTCCGACGTGGTGGTTTTGTGCTTCTCCATCGCGAACCCCAACTCCCTGCACCACGTGAAGACCATGTGGTACCCGGAGATCAAGCACTTCTGTCCCCGCGCCCCCGTCATCCTGGTGGGCTGCCAGCTCGACCTGCGCTACGCCGACCTGGAGGCCGTCAACCGGGCACGGCGCCCCTTGGCCAG GCCCATCAAACCCAACGAGATCCTTCCCCcggagaaggggagggaggtcGCCAAGGAGCTGGGGATCCCCTACTACGAGACGAGCGTGGTGGCCCAGTTCGGCATCAAGGACGTCTTCGACAATGCCATCCGCGCCGCCCTCATCTCCCGCCGCCACCTGCAGTTCTGGAAGTCCCACCTCCGCAACGTCCAGCGGCCCCTGCTCCAAgcccccttcctgccccccaAGCCCCCTCCGCCCATCATCGTGGTGCCGGACCCCCCGTCTAACAACGAGGAGCGCCCGGCCCACCTCCTGGAGGACCCCCTGTGCGCGGACGTCATCCTGGTGCTGCAAGAGAAGATCAAAATCTACGCACACAAGATCtacctctccacctcctcctccaagtTCTACGACCTGTTCCTCATGGACCTGAGCGAGGAGGACCAGCAGAGCGCCGCGGGGCACGGCTTCGGGGTCGCCGTCACCGCGGCGGCCGAGCGGATGCTGCACCAAGAGGAGAGGCACCACGGGCGGGATTTCCTCCTCCGGGCCGCCAGCTTTGATATCTGCGAGAGCGCCGAGGAGGCCGGCTCCAGCCAGCGCAAACCGTGCCTTAGAGCCTCCACCAGTGACGGGATCCTGCGGGGGAAGCGCTACGAGAATGGGGAGCGCGGGCTGAAGCGGGGCCGGGACCTCTCCTCGTGGAGCCGGGCCTTCATCAGCATCCAGGAGGAGATGGCGGAAGACCCGCTGACCTACAAGTCCAAGctgatggtggtggtgaagaTGGACGCTTCCATCCAGCCGGGTCCTTTCCGGGCCGTGCTGAAGTACCTGTACACCGGGGAGCTGGACGAGAAGGAGCGGGACCTGATGCACATCGCGCACATCGCCGAGCTCCTCGAGGTGTTCGACCTCCGCATGATGGTGGCCAACATCCTCAACAACGAGGCGTTCATGAACCAGGAGATCACCAAAGCCTTCCACGTCCGGAGGACCAACCGGGTGAAGGAATGCCTGGCCAAGGGGACTTTTTCGG ATGTCACCTTCGTGCTGGATGATGGTGCTATCAGTGCCCACAAGCCCCTGCTCATCTCCAGCTGCGACTGGATGGCCGCGATGTTCGGCGGCCCCTTCGTGGAGAGCTCCACCAACGAG GTGGCGCTTCCTTACACCAGCAAGAGCTGCATGCGGGCCGTGCTGGAGTACCTCTACACCGGGCAGTTCAGCTCCAGCCCCGACCTCGACGACATGAAGCTCATCATCCTGGCCAACCGCCTCTGCCTGCCCCACTTGGTGGCTCTCACCG AGCAGTACACCGTCACCGGCCTGATGGAGGCGGCGCAGATGATGGTGGACATCGATGGGGACGTGCTCGTGTTCCTGGAGCTGGCACAG TTCCACTGCGCCTACCAGCTCGCCGACTGGTGCCTGCACCACATCTGCACCAACTACAACAACGTCTGCCGCAAGTTCCCCCGCGACATGAAGGCCATGTCGGGAG AGAACCAGGAGTACTTCGAGAAGCACCGCTGGCCGCCGGTGTGGTACCTGAAGGAGGAGGATCACTACCAGCGGGCGAGGAAGGAGCGGGAGAAGGAAGACTACCTCCACCTCAAACGGCAGCCCAAGAGGCGGTGGCTCTTCTGGAacgcctcctcctccccttcctcctctccttcgTCGTCGGCAgccacagcctcctcttcctcctcctcctcctcctcctcctcggctgTGGTTTGA
- the RHOBTB2 gene encoding rho-related BTB domain-containing protein 2 isoform X2: MAAQGKSSPAGKMTAVARSLSQLMDSDMDYERPNVETIKCVVVGDNAVGKTRLICARACNATLTQYQLLATHVPTVWAIDQYRVCQEVLERSRDVVDDVSVSLRLWDTFGDHHKDRRFAYGRSDVVVLCFSIANPNSLHHVKTMWYPEIKHFCPRAPVILVGCQLDLRYADLEAVNRARRPLARPIKPNEILPPEKGREVAKELGIPYYETSVVAQFGIKDVFDNAIRAALISRRHLQFWKSHLRNVQRPLLQAPFLPPKPPPPIIVVPDPPSNNEERPAHLLEDPLCADVILVLQEKIKIYAHKIYLSTSSSKFYDLFLMDLSEEDQQSAAGHGFGVAVTAAAERMLHQEERHHGRDFLLRAASFDICESAEEAGSSQRKPCLRASTSDGILRGKRYENGERGLKRGRDLSSWSRAFISIQEEMAEDPLTYKSKLMVVVKMDASIQPGPFRAVLKYLYTGELDEKERDLMHIAHIAELLEVFDLRMMVANILNNEAFMNQEITKAFHVRRTNRVKECLAKGTFSDVTFVLDDGAISAHKPLLISSCDWMAAMFGGPFVESSTNEVALPYTSKSCMRAVLEYLYTGQFSSSPDLDDMKLIILANRLCLPHLVALTGESLSPPGARGHPRGLRLCSDPRRVSHRAVHRHRPDGGGADDGGHRWGRARVPGAGTVPLRLPARRLVPAPHLHQLQQRLPQVPPRHEGHVGREPGVLREAPLAAGVVPEGGGSLPAGEEGAGEGRLPPPQTAAQEAVALLERLLLPFLLSFVVGSHSLLFLLLLLLLLGCGLKARPCPGSRRRMGRRKRRGMKGGMTCPSARRVPPAGTPGRRSGAPPRRSASAAGLARSSRRNPRLQEHKGCLGFFFSFFFSFLLNINRMRKKKKPVPVPL, from the exons GTCCCAATTAATGGATTCTGACATGGATTATGAGAGGCCAAACGTAGAAACTATCAAGTGCGTCGTGGTCGGGGACAACGCGGTGGGCAAGACCCGGCTCATCTGTGCCCGCGCCTGCAACGCCACGCTCACCCAGTACCAGCTCCTCGCCACCCACGTGCCCACGGTGTGGGCCATCGACCAGTACCGCGTGTGCCAGGAG gTGCTGGAGCGCTCACGGGATGTGGTAGATGATGTTAGCGTGTCCTTGCGGCTCTGGGACACCTTCGGTGACCACCACAAAGACAGGCGCTTCGCCTATGGCAG GTCCGACGTGGTGGTTTTGTGCTTCTCCATCGCGAACCCCAACTCCCTGCACCACGTGAAGACCATGTGGTACCCGGAGATCAAGCACTTCTGTCCCCGCGCCCCCGTCATCCTGGTGGGCTGCCAGCTCGACCTGCGCTACGCCGACCTGGAGGCCGTCAACCGGGCACGGCGCCCCTTGGCCAG GCCCATCAAACCCAACGAGATCCTTCCCCcggagaaggggagggaggtcGCCAAGGAGCTGGGGATCCCCTACTACGAGACGAGCGTGGTGGCCCAGTTCGGCATCAAGGACGTCTTCGACAATGCCATCCGCGCCGCCCTCATCTCCCGCCGCCACCTGCAGTTCTGGAAGTCCCACCTCCGCAACGTCCAGCGGCCCCTGCTCCAAgcccccttcctgccccccaAGCCCCCTCCGCCCATCATCGTGGTGCCGGACCCCCCGTCTAACAACGAGGAGCGCCCGGCCCACCTCCTGGAGGACCCCCTGTGCGCGGACGTCATCCTGGTGCTGCAAGAGAAGATCAAAATCTACGCACACAAGATCtacctctccacctcctcctccaagtTCTACGACCTGTTCCTCATGGACCTGAGCGAGGAGGACCAGCAGAGCGCCGCGGGGCACGGCTTCGGGGTCGCCGTCACCGCGGCGGCCGAGCGGATGCTGCACCAAGAGGAGAGGCACCACGGGCGGGATTTCCTCCTCCGGGCCGCCAGCTTTGATATCTGCGAGAGCGCCGAGGAGGCCGGCTCCAGCCAGCGCAAACCGTGCCTTAGAGCCTCCACCAGTGACGGGATCCTGCGGGGGAAGCGCTACGAGAATGGGGAGCGCGGGCTGAAGCGGGGCCGGGACCTCTCCTCGTGGAGCCGGGCCTTCATCAGCATCCAGGAGGAGATGGCGGAAGACCCGCTGACCTACAAGTCCAAGctgatggtggtggtgaagaTGGACGCTTCCATCCAGCCGGGTCCTTTCCGGGCCGTGCTGAAGTACCTGTACACCGGGGAGCTGGACGAGAAGGAGCGGGACCTGATGCACATCGCGCACATCGCCGAGCTCCTCGAGGTGTTCGACCTCCGCATGATGGTGGCCAACATCCTCAACAACGAGGCGTTCATGAACCAGGAGATCACCAAAGCCTTCCACGTCCGGAGGACCAACCGGGTGAAGGAATGCCTGGCCAAGGGGACTTTTTCGG ATGTCACCTTCGTGCTGGATGATGGTGCTATCAGTGCCCACAAGCCCCTGCTCATCTCCAGCTGCGACTGGATGGCCGCGATGTTCGGCGGCCCCTTCGTGGAGAGCTCCACCAACGAG GTGGCGCTTCCTTACACCAGCAAGAGCTGCATGCGGGCCGTGCTGGAGTACCTCTACACCGGGCAGTTCAGCTCCAGCCCCGACCTCGACGACATGAAGCTCATCATCCTGGCCAACCGCCTCTGCCTGCCCCACTTGGTGGCTCTCACCGGTGAGTCGCTGTCACCCCCAGGAGCTCGGGGACATCCCAGGGGTTTACGGCTGTGCTCTGACCCCCGCCGTGTGTCCCACAGAGCAGTACACCGTCACCGGCCTGATGGAGGCGGCGCAGATGATGGTGGACATCGATGGGGACGTGCTCGTGTTCCTGGAGCTGGCACAG TTCCACTGCGCCTACCAGCTCGCCGACTGGTGCCTGCACCACATCTGCACCAACTACAACAACGTCTGCCGCAAGTTCCCCCGCGACATGAAGGCCATGTCGGGAG AGAACCAGGAGTACTTCGAGAAGCACCGCTGGCCGCCGGTGTGGTACCTGAAGGAGGAGGATCACTACCAGCGGGCGAGGAAGGAGCGGGAGAAGGAAGACTACCTCCACCTCAAACGGCAGCCCAAGAGGCGGTGGCTCTTCTGGAacgcctcctcctccccttcctcctctccttcgTCGTCGGCAgccacagcctcctcttcctcctcctcctcctcctcctcctcggctgTGGTTTGAAAGCCCGTCCTTGCCCTGGCTCCAGGAGAcggatggggaggaggaagaggagggggatGAAGGGTGGGATGACCTGCCCCAGCGCCAGGCGGGTGCCCCCAGCTGGCACCCCGGGGAGACGGAGCGGGGCGCCCCCACGCCGCAGCGCCAGCGCCGCAGGACTGGCCCGGAGCAGCAGGAGAAACCCACGTTTACAGGAGCACAAGGGTTGtcttgggtttttcttttctttttttttttcctttcttttgaacATCAACCgcatgaggaagaagaagaaacccGTCCCTGTTCCACTTTAG